One region of Cystobacter ferrugineus genomic DNA includes:
- a CDS encoding sensor histidine kinase, translating into MRVEDETPETAAAPETTVAELLELVGKMAAQQPHVSLRVGSGPLAPLAVALNDLAARLATSHEKKTEGVFGLQTLIEQSPNVMFACDVEARIRFINYTLPMHTPERAMGTILYSWFEPYMVERVRGVIEKVLTTGESHAFEIPPSLHTGAEWYMARVAPIRREQETVGFTVILTDISELKRSQLSLERSNRELESFAYVASHDLQEPLRKIQTFGERLVKTSAATLSPEGRDYVERMQGAATRMRRLIDDLLTFSRVSSKARPYTQVNLAVVAREVLADLETSIEQAGATVTLGELPVLEADATQMRQLLQNLVGNALKFRREGVPPAISVRGTVDPRSRRCELVVEDNGIGFEEKFAERIFDVFQRLHGRGQYEGTGIGLAICRKIVERHGGSIRARSTPGAGSAFVISLPLKQLMRQ; encoded by the coding sequence ATGCGTGTAGAGGACGAGACCCCGGAGACGGCGGCGGCCCCCGAGACCACGGTCGCGGAGTTGCTCGAGCTGGTCGGGAAGATGGCGGCCCAGCAGCCGCATGTTTCCCTGCGCGTGGGGAGTGGACCGCTTGCTCCACTGGCCGTGGCGCTCAATGACCTGGCCGCCCGGCTCGCGACGAGCCACGAGAAGAAGACGGAGGGGGTGTTCGGCCTCCAGACGCTGATCGAGCAGTCCCCGAACGTCATGTTCGCCTGTGATGTCGAGGCGCGGATTCGCTTCATCAATTACACCCTGCCCATGCACACCCCCGAGAGGGCGATGGGGACCATCCTCTATTCCTGGTTCGAGCCGTACATGGTCGAGCGGGTCCGCGGCGTCATCGAGAAGGTGCTCACGACCGGGGAGAGCCATGCCTTCGAGATTCCTCCCTCCCTCCACACCGGCGCCGAGTGGTACATGGCCCGGGTCGCGCCCATCCGGAGGGAGCAGGAGACCGTCGGCTTCACGGTGATCCTCACCGACATCTCCGAGCTCAAGCGCTCCCAGCTCAGTCTGGAGCGCTCCAACCGCGAGCTGGAGAGCTTCGCGTACGTGGCCTCGCACGACCTGCAGGAGCCGCTGCGGAAGATCCAGACCTTCGGCGAGCGCCTGGTGAAGACGTCCGCCGCCACGCTCAGCCCCGAGGGCCGCGACTACGTCGAGCGCATGCAGGGGGCCGCGACGCGCATGCGCCGGCTCATCGACGACCTGCTCACCTTCTCCCGGGTGTCGTCGAAGGCCCGGCCCTACACCCAGGTGAACCTCGCCGTCGTCGCCCGCGAGGTGCTGGCGGACCTGGAGACGTCCATCGAGCAGGCGGGGGCGACCGTCACGCTGGGGGAGCTGCCCGTGCTCGAGGCCGATGCCACGCAGATGCGCCAGCTCCTGCAGAACCTGGTGGGCAATGCCCTCAAGTTCCGCCGTGAGGGGGTGCCTCCGGCCATCTCCGTGCGTGGCACGGTGGATCCTCGCTCCCGGCGATGTGAGCTGGTGGTGGAGGACAACGGCATCGGCTTCGAGGAGAAGTTCGCCGAGCGCATCTTCGACGTGTTCCAGCGCCTGCACGGGCGTGGCCAGTACGAGGGCACGGGGATTGGCCTCGCCATCTGCCGCAAGATCGTCGAGCGGCACGGGGGGAGCATCCGGGCGCGGAGCACCCCCGGGGCGGGGTCGGCCTTCGTCATCTCGCTGCCGCTCAAGCAGCTCATGCGCCAGTGA